A genomic segment from Castor canadensis chromosome 1, mCasCan1.hap1v2, whole genome shotgun sequence encodes:
- the LOC109676754 gene encoding olfactory receptor 5T17-like, producing the protein MTITTAVTVFILRGFTDNNQLRIILFFLFLAIYLFTVMGNLGLIISVIRDSRLHNPMYYFLSVLSFLDSCFSTVITPKMLIDFMSKKKAISFLGCAVQMFLAVAFGTTECFLLAAMAYDRYVAIYNPLLYSVSMSPRVYMTLIIASYIGGTLNATVHTVATSNLSFCESNEITHFFCDIPPLLAISCSDTHVNQVLLFIFVSSIEIVTILIVLISYGFILLAILRIHSAEGRQKVFSTCGSHLTGVSIYHGTILFMYLRPSTTYALEHDMIVSTFYTIVIPMLNPIIYSLRNKDVREAMKNYLGTMIY; encoded by the coding sequence ATGACAATTACCACTGCAGTTACCGTATTCATACTCAGGGGCTTTACAGATAACAATCAGCTGCggattattcttttcttcctttttctagcAATTTACCTTTTTACTGTCATGGGAAATTTAGGACTGATTATATCAGTCATTAGGGACTCCAGGCTTCACAATCCTATGTACTATTTCCTGAGTGTTTTATCATTCTTAGATTCTTGCTTTTCTACAGTTATTACCCCCAAAATGCTGATAGATTTTATGTCAAAGAAGAAAGCCATTTCATTCCTTGGATGTGCAGTACAGATGTTTCTTGCTGTGGCTTTTGGGACCACAGAGTGCTTTCTGTTGGCTGCAATGGCTTATGACCGCTATGTAGCCATCTACAATCCTCTTCTCTATTCAGTGAGCATGTCACCCAGAGTGTATATGACACTCATCATTGCTTCCTACATTGGCGGGACTCTGAATGCCACTGTACACACAGTGGCCACTTCTAACCTCTCTTTCTGTGAATCCAATGAAATCACACATTTCTTTTGTGATATTCCTCCTCTCCTTGCTATTTCTTGTTCTGACACTCATGTAAATCAGGTTCTATTATTCATCTTCGTGAGCTCTATTGAGATTGTCACTATCCTAATTGTCCTCATCTCATATGGCTTCATCCTGTTGGCCATTCTGAGGATCCATTCAGCTGAAGGAAGGCAAAAAGTTTTCTCTACATGTGGCTCTCACTTAACAGGAGTGTCAATTTATCATGGGACAATCCTCTTCATGTACCTGAGACCAAGCACTACCTATGCTTTGGAGCATGACATGATAGTGTCAACATTTTATACCATTGTGATTCCCATGCTGAATCCCATTATCTACAGCTTGAGAAACAAAGATGTAAGAGAGgcaatgaaaaattatttaggaACAATGATATATTGA